A part of Populus alba chromosome 8, ASM523922v2, whole genome shotgun sequence genomic DNA contains:
- the LOC118030457 gene encoding GABA transporter 1, translating to MGTQPPTSVEVSERDREEGPSSSEQLDAGALFVLKSRGSWLHCGYHLTTSIVAPALLSLPYALSLMGWFPGVLCLILAALITFYSYNLLSLVLEHHARTGRRQLRFRVMAEDILGPAWGRYFVGPIQFGVCYGSVIACILLGGQSLKFIYLLSTPKGSMQLYEFVSIFGILMLVLAQIPSFHSLRHISLVSLVLALAYSACTTAGSVHIGNSKNAPPKDYSINGAMQNRVFGAFNAISIIATTYGNGIIPEIQATVAPPVEGKMFKGLLVCYAVIIMTFFSVAISGYWAFGNQTKGVILNNFMVDEKPLLPTWVLLMINVLTLLQVAAVSVVYLQPTNDVFERKFADAKFDQFSIRNVVPRLVSRSLSVIIATAIAAMFPFFGDINAVVGAFGFIPLDFILPVIFYNVTFKPSKKGLMFWGNASIAIICSAVGVLGAISSIRQIFLDASTYSLFANV from the exons ATGGGAACTCAACCTCCTACTTCCGTGGAAGTATCTGAAAGAGATCGCGAAGAAGGGCCAAGCTCTTCCGAGCAACTTGACGCTGGAGCCTTGTTTGTGCTGAAATCAAGAG GTTCATGGCTGCACTGTGGATACCATTTGACAACATCAATTGTAGCTCCGGCTCTTCTTAGTCTTCCCTACGCACTGTCCTTGATGGGTTGGTTTCCTGGTGTTTTATGCCTGATACTGGCAGCTCTGATAACATTCTATTCCTATAACCTTCTTTCATTAGTTCTTGAGCACCATGCTCGGACAGGGAGGCGTCAGCTTAGGTTCAGGGTCATGGCCGAAGATATATTAG GACCAGCATGGGGGAGATACTTTGTTGGTCCGATTCAGTTTGGTGTATGCTATGGTTCCGTTATTGCTTGCATTCTTCTTGGGGGGCAGAGTCTCAAG TTCATTTACTTGCTCTCTACTCCAAAGGGGAGCATGCAGCTGTACGAATTTGTCAGTATTTTTGGCATCCTGATGCTAGTCCTGGCTCAGATTCCATCTTTCCACTCCCTACGGCATATCAGCCTTGTCTCTCTAGTCCTTGCCCTTGCTTACAGTGCTTGTACTACGGCTGGTTCTGTTCATATAG GAAACTCTAAGAACGCGCCTCCAAAAGACTATTCTATCAATGGAGCTATGCAGAATCGAGTCTTTGGAGCCTTCAATGCTATTTCAATCATTGCTACAACCTACGGAAATGGAATTATTCCAGAAATACAG GCAACTGTAGCACCTCCGGTCGAGGGGAAAATGTTCAAAGGTCTACTGGTCTGCTATGCTGTCATAATAATGACATTTTTCAGTGTTGCAATCTCTGGATATTGGGCATTTGGCAATCAGACTAAGGGAgtaattctaaataattttatggtTGACGAAAAGCCTTTACTTCCCACTTGGGTTCTCTTGATGATCAATGTTCTCACCCTCTTGCAAGTAGCAGCCGTCAGCGTG GTTTACTTGCAGCCAACAAATGATGTGTTTGAACGAAAGTTTGCAGATGCAAAGTTTGATCAGTTCTCCATCCGCAATGTTGTGCCAAGGTTGGTTTCCCGGTCATTATCAGTAATCATAGCCACAGCTATTGCTGCAATGTTTCCTTTCTTCGGAGATATTAATGCAGTGGTCGGAGCATTTGGATTCATTCCTCTAGACTTCATTTTGCCTGTGATATTCTACAATGTGACTTTCAAGCCTTCCAAGAAGGGCTTGATGTTCTGGGGAAACGCATCAATTGCCATAATCTGTTCGGCAGTAGGAGTGTTGGGGGCAATATCCTCAATCCGGCAAATATTTCTCGATGCCAGCACGTATAGCTTGTTTGCTAATGTTTAG
- the LOC118030459 gene encoding cytochrome P450 714C2, which translates to MELLLLLPKVTVAVALIGLVGIVIRMCDALIFRPERLRSKLREQGIRGPPPAFLLGNIRDIKKAQSKVSKASREGEQVISHNSSNTPFSFFEQWSKKYGSTFMFSLGNIQILHMNHPDAVKEISICTSLDLGKPSYQVKERGPLLGQGILTSSGAIWAHQRKILAPEFYMENVKNFMSIMVESSNIVVDSWTKRIESEGGVVDINVDEDMRSFSGDVISKACFGSNYAKGEEIFLKLRALQGAMSKKALSSGIPILRALPTKSNREVWRLEKEVRALILKEVKEEKEQTSKDLLEIILKGAKDIESSQAEMDRFVVDNCKNIYLAGYETTSVTATWTMMLLGSNPEWQDRVRAEVLEVCGGQMPDADMVRKMKTLTMVIHESLRLYPPVCVISREALQDMKFGDIFVPKGVNVWTLIVNLHQDPEIWGSDADKFNPERFADGVSGACKHPHVYLPFGVGPRTCLGQHFAMAELKILIATIVSNFSFTISPKYIHAPALRLVIEPEHGVNLLIKKL; encoded by the exons AtggagctgctgctgctgctgcccaAGGTCACAGTTGCCGTTGCTCTTATCGGCCTTGTCGGCATTGTCATACGGATGTGTGATGCTCTAATATTCAGGCCAGAAAGGCTTCGTTCGAAGCTACGAGAGCAAGGTATCCGAGGTCCACCGCCTGCTTTTTTGCTTGGAAACATACGGGACATTAAGAAGGCTCAATCTAAGGTCTCAAAAGCATCACGGGAAGGAGAACAAGTGATAAGTCATAATTCTTCCAACACTCCCTTCTCATTCTTCGAGCAATGGAGCAAGAAATATG GTTCAACATTCATGTTCTCGCTTGGGAACATACAGATATTGCATATGAACCATCCTGATGCGGTGAAGGAAATCAGCATCTGCACTTCCTTAGACTTGGGGAAGCCTTCTTACCAAGTAAAAGAGCGCGGTCCTCTGCTTGGCCAAGGTATTCTGACCTCAAGTGGTGCAATATGGGCACATCAGAGAAAGATCCTTGCTCCTGAATTTTACATGGAGAATGTCAAG AATTTCATGAGCATCATGGTCGAATCCTCGAATATAGTAGTTGATTCGTGGACTAAAAGGATTGAAAGTGAGGGAGGAGTTGTGGACATCAACGTTGATGAAGACATGAGAAGCTTCTCTGGAGATGTGATTTCAAAAGCATGTTTTGGGAGTAATTATGCCAAAGGGGAAGAGATATTCCTCAAGCTTAGAGCTCTTCAAGGAGCTATGTCAAAGAAAGCTTTGTCATCTGGGATTCCCATTTTGAG GGCTCTGCCAACTAAGAGCAACAGAGAAGTTTGGAGATTAGAGAAAGAAGTGCGTGCTTTAATTTTGAAGGAAGTGaaggaagaaaaggaacaaaCATCAAAGGACCTGTTAGAAATAATCCTGAAAGGAGCCAAGGATATTGAGAGCAGCCAAGCTGAAATGGACCGTTTCGTTGTTGACAATTGCAAGAACATATACTTGGCTGGCTATGAAACAACTTCAGTCACTGCAACATGGACAATGATGCTTTTGGGATCAAATCCTGAATGGCAAGATAGAGTTCGAGCAGAGGTGCTTGAGGTCTGTGGGGGGCAAATGCCTGATGCTGACATGGTTCGCAAGATGAAAACC TTGACGATGGTGATTCATGAATCTCTGCGCCTCTACCCTCCAGTTTGTGTGATATCCAGGGAGGCATTACAGGACATGAAATTTGGAGACATTTTTGTGCCCAAGGGTGTCAACGTTTGGACCTTGATTGTAAACCTACACCAAGACCCTGAAATATGGGGATCTGACGCTGACAAGTTCAATCCTGAGAGGTTTGCCGATGGGGTCAGTGGCGCCTGCAAGCATCCTCATGTTTACTTGCCCTTTGGTGTTGGGCCACGGACATGTCTCGGACAGCATTTTGCCATGGCGGAACTCAAAATCCTCATCGCAACGATCGTTTCCAATTTCTCCTTTACTATATCACCCAAATACATTCACGCCCCAGCTCTTAGGTTGGTCATAGAACCTGAACATGGAGTGAATCTTCTCATTAAAAAGCTGTGA
- the LOC118030456 gene encoding GABA transporter 1 translates to MATVVPNSMNVSKVDNERGVIDSSTELDAGALFVLQSRGSWIHCGFHLTTSIVGPVIFSLPFALALLGWVPGVLILTLAALVTFYAYNLLSAVLEHHEKLGKRQIRFRDMARDILGPGWGKFFVGPLQFSICFGAVIACTLIGGQSLKFIYLLYNSNGTMQLYQFIIIFGAATLFLAQMPSFHSLRHINLFSLILCLAYSACVAAGSIHTGKSKNAPSKDYSIKGSQENQFFSAINAISIISTTYASGIIPEIQATIAPPIKGKMFKGLCICYAVIGSTYFSVGISGYWSFGNQAQPTILANFMGDGQPLLPRWFLLLTNIFTLMQVTAIALVYLQPTNEVFEKWFADPKMDQFSIRNVVPRLIFRSLSVIIATFLAAMLPFFGDIMALFGAFGCIPLDFILPMVFYNVTFKPSKKSLVFWGNTMIAVASTLLAAVGAVASVRQIVLDAKTYSLFADV, encoded by the exons ATGGCAACGGTGGTTCCAAACTCCATGAACGTATCAAAAGTAGATAACGAAAGGGGGGTCATTGATTCTTCAACAGAACTTGATGCTGGAGCTTTGTTTGTCCTCCAATCAAGAG GATCTTGGATACACTGTGGATTTCATTTGACAACATCTATCGTCGGTCCGGTGATCTTTAGCCTTCCCTTCGCTCTGGCCTTACTAGGCTGGGTACCTGGAGTTCTAATCTTAACTCTTGCAGCTTTAGTGACTTTCTATGCATACAATCTTCTATCTGCTGTTTTGGAGCACCATGAAAAGCTTGGGAAACGGCAAATTCGATTCCGAGACATGGCTAGAGACATTCTAG GACCTGGATGGGGCAAGTTTTTTGTGGGGCCACTTCAATTTTCAATATGCTTTGGTGCTGTTATTGCCTGTACTCTTATTGGAGGGCAGAGCCTGAAG TTCATTTACTTGCTGTACAACTCAAATGGAACAATGCAGCTGTACcagttcataattatttttggagCTGCAACATTATTCTTGGCACAAATGCCATCTTTCCATTCTCTGAGGCATATTAACCTTTTCTCTTTGATCCTTTGTCTTGCTTACAGCGCCTGCGTCGCGGCAGGATCCATACATACAG gaAAATCCAAGAACGCACCTTCTAAGGACTATTCCATTAAAGGATCTCAAGAAAACCAGTTTTTCAGTGCTATTAATGCCATTTCGATCATCTCTACCACATATGCAAGTGGAATTATCCCTGAAATACAG GCAACTATAGCCCCCCCAATCAAGGGCAAGATGTTCAAAGGCTTATGCATATGCTATGCTGTCATAGGCAGTACCTATTTCAGTGTTGGCATTTCAGGTTATTGGTCATTTGGCAACCAAGCTCAACCAACAATTCTAGCCAATTTTATGGGTGATGGCCAGCCACTGCTGCCTAGATGGTTTCTTTTGCTAACCAACATCTTCACTCTCATGCAAGTGACTGCTATCGCTCTG GTTTACTTGCAACCCACAAACGAAGTTTTCGAAAAATGGTTTGCGGACCCAAAGATGGATCAATTCTCCATCCGCAATGTTGTACCAAGGTTGATTTTTCGATCATTGTCTGTTATAATCGCTACATTTTTGGCTGCCATGCTACCTTTCTTTGGAGACATCATGGCATTGTTTGGAGCATTTGGATGCATTCCTTTGGATTTCATTTTACCAATGGTCTTCTACAATGTCACTTTTAAGCCATCAAAGAAGAGCCTGGTTTTCTGGGGAAACACGATGATAGCTGTAGCATCAACATTGTTGGCGGCAGTAGGAGCAGTGGCTTCTGTTAGACAAATAGTTCTCGATGCCAAGACTTATAGCTTGTTCGCTGACGTATAA
- the LOC118030455 gene encoding uncharacterized protein, whose protein sequence is MVAESWFRSLWKIPQKHEPGPQKAVVGVLAFEVTSLMSKLVHLWHSLSDKQVARLREEIESSEGIKKLIAEDDDFIGRLICLEMMESMVHVAKPVARIGNKCSDPSLKGFEHLFDEMIKIHADPYGWGFSWKKMDKKVKKMERFISVNSTLYQEMEMLSDLEQTVRRMKGSDPEPNNLLDYQKKLVWKQHEVRNLKEISLWNKTYDYTVRLLVRSLFTIYRRISHVFGINSTVYPGESKALDSDYFYRSQSVSALLQSSVHPSENSTLPRFSSGPLGKFTANSGPILKSSKNNFYSGPLGGSIPKSGPISGKNRNLNFFSGPLGGPTTKSGPISGITKTGKKSWWTPQSPAFLGRKPPSKPNRLTQVGPFKGCLVASNTSPVANCYLSSADVHSRNLRGAKESNADHLPLGNVSRTGPSIFSSQHKLLQALPETLGAAALALHYANVIVVIEKLAASPHLIGHDARDDLYNMLPARVRAALRERLKPYSKSLDSPVYDNVLAGEWTEAMTLILEWLAPLAHNMIRWQSERSYEQQTFVSRTNVLLVQTLYFANQEKTESAITELLVGLNYIWRFGRELNTKALQECASSRVFDEYLEVEK, encoded by the coding sequence ATGGTTGCAGAATCTTGGTTTCGTAGTCTGTGGAAGATTCCACAGAAGCATGAACCTGGTCCTCAGAAGGCAGTTGTTGGAGTTTTGGCCTTTGAAGTTACAAGCTTGATGTCTAAGCTAGTTCATCTTTGGCATTCGTTGAGTGATAAACAGGTTGCTAGGTTGAGAGAAGAGATCGAGAGTTCTGAGGGTATAAAAAAGCTTATTGCTGAGGATGATGATTTCATTGGTCGTCTGATTTGTTTGGAGATGATGGAAAGTATGGTACATGTTGCAAAGCCTGTGGCCAGAATAGGTAATAAATGTAGTGATCCTAGTTTGAAGGGCTTTGAGCATCTTTTTGATGAAATGATCAAGATTCATGCTGACCCATATGGGTGGGgattttcatggaaaaagaTGGATAAGAAAGTTAAGAAGATGGAGCGGTTTATTTCGGTTAATTCTACTCTGTACCAAGAGATGGAAATGCTTTCTGATCTCGAACAGACTGTGAGGAGAATGAAGGGTAGCGATCCTGAGCCAAATAATTTACTTGACTATCAGAAGAAACTTGTATGGAAGCAGCACGAAGTGAGGAATCTGAAGGAGATCTCACTCTGGAATAAGACTTATGATTATACAGTTCGCCTTTTAGTAAGATCACTATTCACTATATATAGAAGAATCAGCCATGTGTTTGGGATTAATTCAACTGTTTACCCTGGGGAATCAAAAGCTCTGGATTCTGATTATTTTTATCGTAGCCAGTCAGTTTCTGCTTTGCTGCAGTCTTCAGTTCATCCATCTGAGAACAGTACACTTCCTAGATTTTCTTCTGGCCCCCTTGGTAAGTTCACTGCAAATTCTGGCCCAATTTTGAAATCtagcaaaaataatttctattcaGGTCCTCTTGGTGGCTCAATCCCAAAGTCAGGCCCTATTTCTGGAAAAAACAGGAACTTGAACTTTTTTTCTGGTCCACTTGGGGGACCAACTACAAAGTCGGGTCCAATTTCTGGAATAACTAAAACTGGCAAGAAGTCTTGGTGGACTCCTCAATCACCTGCCTTTCTGGGAAGGAAACCACCTTCAAAACCAAATCGGTTGACTCAAGTGGGACCTTTTAAAGGATGCCTGGTAGCTTCAAACACATCTCCTGTTGCCAATTGCTACTTAAGTTCTGCTGATGTTCATTCTAGGAACCTCAGGGGAGCCAAGGAAAGTAATGCTGACCATCTTCCTCTGGGAAACGTAAGTCGTACCGGTCCATCAATCTTCAGTTCACAGCATAAGTTGTTGCAAGCTCTTCCTGAAACCCTTGGTGCTGCTGCTTTAGCATTGCACTATGCAAATGTTATTGTTGTAATTGAGAAGCTAGCTGCGTCTCCTCACTTGATTGGCCACGATGCTAGAGATGACTTGTACAATATGTTACCTGCAAGGGTGAGAGCTGCTCTGAGGGAAAGGCTAAAGCCATACTCCAAGAGCTTGGACTCACCAGTATATGATAATGTGCTTGCAGGAGAGTGGACTGAGGCAATGACATTAATATTAGAATGGTTGGCTCCACTTGCTCATAATATGATTAGATGGCAGTCGGAGCGAAGTTACGAGCAACAAACGTTTGTCTCTAGGACAAATGTGCTTCTGGTACAGACTCTTTACTTTGCCAATCAAGAAAAGACAGAATCTGCAATAACTGAGCTTCTGGTTGGTCTGAATTACATTTGGAGGTTTGGGCGAGAACTCAATACAAAGGCCTTGCAGGAATGTGCTAGCAGCAGGGTGTTTGATGAATACTTGGAGGTAGAGAAGTAA
- the LOC118030458 gene encoding uncharacterized protein: MLGVLCARPKPNWILNSLFTHFHHQHHHHQSNDRLSLHLPHSFTAARRHHSSLCSADCGGGGAAAIWHVVQPADWRRRRGRRSVRGEGSWNVAWDGRPARWLHRPDSAWLLFGVCACLAPAIEFFCDVNIEGGENVVVDVDHQEKERIDGVDLNASAVNSDDVKQDSSSSTAGSDYKVTGVLADGRCLFRAIAHMACLRNGEEAPDENRQRELADELRAQVVDELLKRREETEWFIEGDFDAYVKRIQQPYVWGGEPELLMASHVLKTMISVYMRDRTTGNMVNIANYGEEYRKDEVNPINVLFHGYGHYDILETTPGQSYKKVDL, translated from the exons ATGCTTGGTGTACTCTGCGCACGCCCCAAGCCTAATTGGATCCTCAACTCCCTCTTCACTCATTTCCACcatcaacaccaccaccaccaaagtAACGACCGCCTATCTTTACACCTCCCCCATTCCTTCACCGCGGCTCGCCGCCACCACTCTAGCTTGTGCAGCGCTGATTGCGGCGGTGGAGGAGCGGCGGCGATATGGCACGTGGTCCAGCCGGCGGATTGGCggaggaggagggggaggaggaGTGTGAGAGGGGAAGGTTCGTGGAACGTTGCGTGGGATGGGAGACCGGCGAGGTGGCTCCACCGGCCTGATTCGGCTTGGTTGTTGTTCGGTGTTTGTGCTTGCCTTGCTCCGGCGATTGAGTTTTTTTGTGACGTGAATATCGAGGGAGGTGAAAATGTTGTCGTTGATGTTGATCATCAGGAGAAGGAGAGAATTGACGGTGTTGATTTGAATGCGAGTGCAGTGAATTCTGATGATGTGAAACAGGATAGCAGTAGCTCTACAGCTGGTTCTGATTATAAAGTCACAG GGGTGCTGGCGGATGGCCGATGCCTGTTTAGAGCAATTGCTCATATGGCATGTTTGAGAAATGGAGAAGAGGCTCCTGATGAAAATCGTCAAAGAGAACTCGCAGATGAATTAAGAGCTCAA GTTGTGGATGAGCTTTTAAAGAGGCGGGAAGAAACTGAATG GTTTATTGAAGGAGATTTTGATGCATATGTCAAGAGAATTCAACAACCTTATGTATGGGGTGGAGAACCTGAGTTGTTGATGGCTTCTCATGTTTTAAA GACAATGATATCAGTGTACATGAGAGACAGGACAACGGGTAATATGGTAAACATAGCAAATTACGGTGAAGAGTACCGGAAAGATGAAGTCAATCCCATTAATGTGCTGTTTCATGGATATGGTCACTATGATATATTGGAGACAACCCCAGGTCAAAGTTACAAGAAAGTGGACTTGTAG
- the LOC118030492 gene encoding glucomannan 4-beta-mannosyltransferase 9 — translation MDRLSSASNIFPAGRDGVTGQLGLIWQVIMEPLIVPVLKLLVVVCLGMSIMLFIERVYMGVVIVFVKLFGKKPNKSYKWEPIKDDIELGNSAYPMVLVQVPMYNEKEVYQLSIGAACGLSWPSDRIIIQVLDDSTDPAIKSMVEVECQRWASKGINIKYEIRDSRNGYKAGALKEGMKHSYVKECDYVAIFDADFQPEPDFLWRTIPFLAHNPEIALVQARWKFVNSDECLMTRMQEMSLDYHFTVEQEVGSATYAFFGFNGTAGVWRISAVNEAGGWKARTTVEDMDLAVRASLQGWKFVYVGDLKVKNELPSTFKAYRYQQHRWSCGPANLFRKMAIEIVKNKKVSVWKKCYVIYSFFFVRKIVAHIVTFLFYCVVLPATVLFPEVTVPKWGAVYIPSVVTLLNAVGTPRSLHLMVFWILFENVMSLHRTKATFIGLLEAGRVNEWVVTEKLGDALKAKLPAKATKKPRIRIGERLHLLELCAGAYLFFCGCYDFAFGKNRYYIFLFLQSIAFFIAGFGYIGTFVPRS, via the exons ATGGATCGTTTATCATCTGCTAGTAACATTTTTCCTGCCGGTCGGGATGGTGTTACCGGCCAACTTGGATTGATTTGGCAAGTAATAATGGAACCATTGATCGTGCCGGTCTTGAAGTTATTGGTGGTAGTGTGTTTGGGCATGTCAATAATGCTTTTCATTGAACGAGTGTACATGGGGGTTGTTATAGTTTTTGTGAAGTTGTTTGGGAAAAAACCAAATAAGAGCTACAAATGGGAGCCTATAAAGGATGATATTGAGCTTGGCAACTCAGCTTATCCTATGGTTCTGGTGCAAGTTCCAATGTACAATGAAAAGGAG GTTTATCAGTTGTCTATTGGAGCTGCCTGTGGGCTTTCTTGGCCGTCCGACCGGATCATAATCCAAGTTCTTGATGACTCAACAGACCCTGCCATCAAG AGCATGGTGGAAGTAGAATGTCAGAGATGGGCAAGCAAAGGCATCAATATAAAGTATGAGATCAGGGACAGCAGGAATGGATACAAGGCAGGAGCTCTCAAAGAAGGCATGAAGCACAGCTATGTTAAAGAATGTGATTACGTGGCCATATTCGACGCTGATTTTCAGCCTGAACCTGACTTTCTTTGGCGCACCATACCATTTCTAGCTCACAATCCTGAAATTGCTCTTGTTCAAGCTCGCTGGAAATTCG TCAATTCTGATGAGTGCTTAATGACAAGGATGCAAGAGATGTCATTGGATTACCATTTCACTGTGGAACAAGAAGTGGGGTCTGCTACCTACGCTTTCTTTGGATTCAATG GTACTGCTGGTGTGTGGAGAATTTCAGCAGTCAATGAAGCTGGAGGGTGGAAGGCTCGAACAACGGTAGAGGACATGGATTTGGCTGTCAGGGCTAGCCTCCAAGGCTGGAAGTTTGTTTATGTTGGTGACCTCAAG gTGAAAAATGAATTGCCAAGCACTTTCAAAGCATATCGATATCAGCAACATAGATGGTCTTGTGGGCCAGCAAATCTCTTCAGGAAAATGGCTATAGAAATAGTAAAAAACAAG AAAGTGTCAGTGTGGAAGAAATGTTATGTGATCTACAGTTTCTTCTTCGTCCGCAAGATTGTGGCACATATTGTCACGTTTTTATTCTACTGTGTTGTTTTGCCTGCAACTGTTCTGTTTCCTGAAGTAACTGTTCCTAAATGGGGAGCTGTCTACATTCCTTCAGTTGTAACTCTCCTCAATGCTGTTGGAACCCCTAG ATCACTCCATCTGATGGTTTTCTGGATCCTATTTGAGAATGTTATGTCTCTGCACCGGACAAAGGCGACATTCATAGGTCTTCTGGAGGCAGGAAGAGTGAATGAATGGGTTGTCACTGAAAAATTAGGAGATGCTCTTAAGGCCAAATTACCTGCTAAAGCTACCAAGAAACCGCGGATTAGGATCGGAGAAAG ATTACATTTGCTAGAACTCTGTGCTGGAGCCTATCTCTTCTTCTGTGGATGCTATGATTTTGCCTTTGGAAAGAACAGATATTACATATTCCTCTTCCTCCAATCCATTGCCTTCTTCATTGCAGGATTTGGTTACATTGGCACCTTTGTCCCCCGCTCTTAG